A part of bacterium genomic DNA contains:
- the tilS gene encoding tRNA lysidine(34) synthetase TilS, translated as MKKDRIRLVVLKELETLVSQGDNILIGASGGCDSTALVYLLYSLKKRFSLSLSLCHFNHCLRKESEKDAEFVKGIAERLNLALYVERWENPIHSQRMARRARYDFFLKVAKEINAKSIALGHNLDDNIETILFHIIRGESPYGIEEKREMDGIRIIRPLIDIERKEIEKYLAKNNIPFIIDKTNTKPIYTRNKIR; from the coding sequence TTGAAAAAAGATAGAATTAGGCTTGTGGTTTTGAAGGAGCTTGAAACACTTGTTTCGCAGGGAGATAACATCTTAATTGGAGCCTCTGGTGGTTGCGATTCAACAGCCCTTGTTTATCTACTTTATTCACTAAAGAAAAGGTTTTCTCTTTCTCTTTCCCTCTGCCATTTCAACCATTGCCTTAGAAAGGAATCGGAGAAAGATGCAGAATTTGTTAAAGGCATAGCAGAGAGGCTTAACCTGGCGCTTTATGTTGAAAGATGGGAAAACCCTATTCATTCACAAAGGATGGCAAGAAGGGCAAGATATGATTTTTTTTTAAAAGTTGCGAAGGAAATAAATGCAAAAAGCATCGCATTAGGGCACAATCTTGATGATAATATAGAAACAATCCTATTTCATATCATAAGGGGAGAAAGCCCTTATGGAATAGAAGAAAAAAGGGAGATGGATGGAATTAGAATTATAAGGCCATTGATTGATATTGAAAGGAAAGAGATTGAGAAATATTTAGCGAAGAATAACATCCCTTTTATAATTGACAAAACAAACACAAAGCCTATATATACAAGGAATAAAATAAGG
- a CDS encoding RsmE family RNA methyltransferase → MENRFFVEEPRDITIIKEKETLKHIKVLRLKEKDTIVILDGKCGRFKGIIEKIDRKECIVKITKREKLKPPSIEITLVQALPKHPKMDLVVEMLGGFSIKRIIPLIAKRSIPKKENIERLKNIAKSSFLTSGSSLLPHISNCLSLDRAIEEIKGDDLIIVPWEEERKTHFKPILTSHKSSKKISVFIGPEGGFDKSEIEAIQKIGGISVSLGDAIIKTEYAAFFVISSILYEFKAAKPKIEKR, encoded by the coding sequence TTGGAAAATAGATTTTTTGTAGAAGAACCAAGGGATATTACAATTATTAAAGAGAAAGAGACCCTAAAGCACATCAAGGTTTTAAGGCTTAAAGAAAAAGACACAATTGTCATCCTTGATGGAAAATGTGGGAGGTTTAAAGGGATAATAGAGAAAATAGATAGAAAAGAATGTATTGTCAAAATTACAAAAAGGGAAAAATTAAAGCCTCCCTCCATTGAGATTACCCTTGTCCAGGCTCTTCCAAAGCATCCAAAGATGGATTTGGTAGTTGAAATGCTGGGAGGATTTTCTATAAAAAGGATAATTCCCCTTATTGCAAAAAGGTCTATCCCAAAAAAGGAAAACATTGAAAGGCTTAAGAATATTGCAAAATCCTCATTCCTTACCTCTGGCTCTTCCCTCCTTCCCCATATTTCCAATTGTCTTTCGCTTGATAGAGCAATAGAAGAAATAAAAGGGGATGATTTGATAATTGTCCCCTGGGAGGAGGAAAGAAAAACCCATTTTAAGCCTATTCTTACCTCCCATAAATCTTCAAAAAAAATCTCTGTTTTTATTGGACCAGAGGGTGGATTTGACAAGAGCGAGATAGAAGCTATTCAAAAAATAGGTGGAATTTCTGTATCATTAGGGGATGCAATCATAAAAACAGAATATGCAGCCTTTTTTGTTATCTCATCAATCCTTTATGAATTTAAAGCAGCCAAACCTAAAATTGAAAAAAGATAG
- a CDS encoding type IV pilus twitching motility protein PilT, with protein MPEESIEELLALMVEAKASDLFIKVGSPPTIRVAGRLVNLQSEKWKERRLTPQETESFAYSVMNEKQRKNFEEKMEQDLAYSASGLGRFRINIFRQRNSIAMALRLVPFNIPPFEDLNLPEVIRELSETERGIIIVTGVTGSGKSTTLASMVDHINKQRRCHIVTIEDPIEFLHRDNLSIVNQREVEMDTLSFNDALIHVVRQNPDVIMVGEMRDITSLQAALSAAETGHFVLTTMHTLDATQTLERIINFFPPYQHNQIRMQLVLCLKAIISLRLLPRCDIEGRVPACEILVATPFIKKLIEENKISQIPTAIADGDFYGMQTFNQSLISLYQRGMVSYDDALSASTNPEEFKLNIRGIYSGKDVIMEEYIPKEEEILSKEEVKQKPPSSILKTKDQFSL; from the coding sequence ATGCCTGAAGAATCTATAGAAGAGCTTTTAGCCCTTATGGTTGAGGCAAAGGCATCAGACCTTTTTATTAAGGTGGGAAGCCCTCCAACCATAAGGGTTGCAGGAAGGCTTGTTAACTTACAATCTGAAAAATGGAAGGAAAGGAGGCTTACTCCACAAGAAACAGAAAGCTTTGCATATTCTGTAATGAATGAAAAGCAGAGAAAGAATTTTGAAGAGAAGATGGAGCAAGACCTTGCCTATTCTGCCTCTGGCTTAGGAAGGTTTAGAATCAATATATTTAGGCAGAGAAACTCAATAGCTATGGCATTAAGGCTTGTTCCTTTTAACATCCCGCCATTTGAAGATTTAAATCTTCCCGAGGTCATAAGGGAGCTTTCTGAAACCGAAAGGGGAATAATTATAGTAACCGGTGTAACCGGCTCGGGAAAATCAACCACCCTTGCTTCTATGGTAGACCATATAAACAAACAAAGGAGGTGCCATATTGTAACCATTGAAGATCCTATAGAATTTCTCCACAGGGATAATCTTTCCATTGTCAATCAAAGGGAGGTTGAGATGGATACCCTATCATTTAATGATGCCTTAATCCATGTGGTCAGACAGAATCCAGATGTAATAATGGTGGGTGAAATGAGGGATATAACAAGTCTTCAGGCGGCTTTATCTGCGGCTGAAACAGGACACTTTGTCCTTACCACAATGCACACTTTGGATGCAACCCAGACATTGGAGAGGATAATAAACTTCTTTCCACCCTATCAGCATAACCAAATAAGGATGCAGCTTGTTCTCTGCCTTAAGGCAATTATTTCCTTAAGGCTTCTTCCAAGGTGTGATATAGAGGGAAGGGTCCCCGCCTGTGAGATCTTGGTTGCTACACCATTTATTAAGAAGCTTATTGAGGAAAATAAGATCTCTCAGATTCCAACAGCTATTGCAGACGGCGATTTTTATGGAATGCAAACATTTAATCAATCTTTAATAAGCCTTTATCAAAGGGGAATGGTAAGCTATGACGATGCCCTCTCTGCCTCAACGAATCCTGAGGAGTTTAAGCTAAATATAAGGGGGATATACTCTGGAAAGGATGTAATTATGGAGGAATATATACCAAAAGAAGAAGAAATTTTAAGTAAGGAAGAGGTTAAACAGAAACCTCCCTCCAGCATTTTAAAAACAAAAGACCAATTTTCATTGTAA
- a CDS encoding transglutaminase-like domain-containing protein — MKIKVLIAIAWLIVMTFLLKKEGFFSKEYSLTYYDIFGKKDPYREEYLGIYLDNEKIGFSKSYIDAYSFPGNRVGFSISNETRLFVKAFGERSSINITTEVLIDDKYRLSSFSSLLSSEQYKIEAKGERVNNKIIASLYSGGNLVGKMEYKEKDFISSFVPTLPELSEGRVYCLKSFDPFGIMGNEKITLKVLKKTTIMFDDELYETYPIVISYQSIKAKLYATRDGRILKAYLPQGFIAKREDKKKEDMVKFSYPDISRLSSIPSNRIIKEPRKVSYFKIKMDKKVLVIKKDAFPEIPYTLPIKEYKEWTKETAFVQANDKRIIEKAKEIVGKEKNSQKASILIMEWVYTTLSQKPAFSLPSAIEVLKNKRGDCNEHTILFTALCRSIGIPTKMVVGLSYSDKRFYYHAWAKVFCGKWVSMDPTFNQAPTDATHIPLIEGDIGEQIGLLGYIGNVKIEVLEYD, encoded by the coding sequence ATGAAAATAAAGGTTTTAATTGCTATTGCCTGGCTTATTGTAATGACCTTTCTTTTAAAAAAGGAGGGGTTTTTTTCAAAAGAGTATAGCCTTACATATTATGATATTTTTGGAAAGAAAGACCCTTACAGAGAAGAATACCTTGGAATCTATCTTGATAATGAAAAGATTGGCTTCTCAAAGAGCTATATTGATGCATATTCCTTTCCAGGCAATAGGGTTGGATTCAGCATATCCAATGAAACAAGGTTATTTGTCAAGGCATTTGGAGAAAGAAGCTCTATCAATATCACCACAGAGGTTTTAATTGATGATAAATACAGGCTTTCCTCATTTTCTTCTCTTCTTTCCTCAGAGCAATACAAGATAGAAGCAAAGGGAGAGAGGGTAAATAACAAAATAATCGCCTCCCTTTATTCGGGAGGAAACCTGGTAGGTAAGATGGAATACAAAGAGAAGGATTTTATTTCAAGCTTTGTTCCAACATTGCCCGAGCTCTCTGAGGGGAGGGTTTATTGTTTAAAAAGCTTTGACCCATTTGGGATAATGGGGAATGAAAAAATAACCCTTAAGGTTTTAAAGAAAACAACAATAATGTTCGATGATGAGCTTTATGAGACATATCCCATTGTTATTTCATATCAAAGTATTAAAGCAAAGCTTTATGCTACAAGGGATGGGAGAATATTGAAGGCATATCTTCCTCAAGGTTTCATAGCGAAGAGGGAGGATAAAAAAAAAGAAGATATGGTCAAATTCTCATATCCAGATATCTCAAGGCTTTCCTCTATACCATCAAATAGGATAATAAAAGAGCCAAGAAAGGTTTCCTATTTTAAGATAAAGATGGATAAAAAGGTTCTTGTGATAAAGAAGGATGCCTTTCCAGAGATACCCTACACACTTCCCATCAAGGAATATAAAGAATGGACAAAAGAGACAGCCTTTGTTCAGGCAAATGACAAAAGGATTATAGAAAAGGCAAAAGAGATTGTGGGTAAAGAAAAAAATAGCCAGAAAGCCTCAATTTTGATTATGGAATGGGTTTATACTACCCTTTCCCAAAAGCCAGCATTTAGCCTTCCCTCTGCCATTGAGGTTTTAAAAAACAAGAGAGGTGATTGCAATGAGCATACAATATTATTTACAGCTCTCTGCAGGTCTATTGGAATCCCAACCAAGATGGTGGTTGGCTTGTCCTATTCTGACAAAAGGTTTTATTACCACGCCTGGGCTAAGGTATTCTGTGGGAAATGGGTATCAATGGATCCAACATTCAACCAGGCACCAACAGATGCAACACACATTCCTTTGATAGAAGGAGACATAGGAGAGCAGATTGGATTGTTGGGATATATAGGGAATGTAAAGATAGAGGTGTTGGAATATGATTAA